The sequence GTCTCCGATGACTTGGTCTTACTGGAGGGAAGGTGAAGGCTTCAATCTAAGAAGCACAATATAGTTGGAAGAAATCTGTGAAAATCTTAAGCAGGACACGATCCTTACAATGAGTTAGACGGGGAACAAAGACTTAGATCTCACTCCTCCGTAGACACTTAATTTTTCACAGCAAAACAAACATGTAgcaaaaacgagagagagagagagagagagagagagagagagagagagagagagagagagagagagagagagagagagagagagagagagagagagagagagagagagaagagagagacagagagagagagagagagagagagagagacagagagagagagagagagagagagagagagagagagagagagagagagagagagagagagagagagagagagagagagagagagagagagagacagagagagagagagagagagagagagacagagagagagagagagagaaagagagagagagagagagagagagagagagagagagagagagagagagagagagagagagagagagagagagagagagagagagagagagagagagagagagagagagagagagagagagagagagagagagagagagagagagagagagagacagagagagagagagagagagagacagagagagagacagagagagagagagagagagagagagagagagagagagagagaaagagagagagagagagagagagagagagagagagagagagagagagagagagagagagagagagagagagagagagagagagagagagagagagagagagagagagagagagagagagagagagagagagagagagagagagagagagagagagagagagagagagagagagagagagagagagagagagagagagagagagagagagagagagagagagagagagagagagagagagagagagactgagactgtgACAGTCAGGCTTAACCAGACTTCTCATCAAGATGACATCATCAGAAACCAATTAACCAACTGTGTTTACGTCAGGAAATGACTCGACGTGGGGGATTAATCATTTCCTGGCGAGTAACCTGCACTTCCTAGATTATGTGGTAGACTCTTGGCTAAAAAGCTGTATCGTTACCTTTGGAGCTCGCCTATTTACCCCTTGCAGAATGGAgcacttagctcttggaccccgccattcTAGCCGTTGATTGTGTGTTGCTATGACTACTGTCATATTCCTCTGTCCCACCTATTTTTACAATTATAAATGGAGTTTGCTTCTACAGCCTACCCATTTAGTTAAATCCATTTTCCAACTACTTTCACGCTAAAAGACAACTTTCTAACATTTCTATGACTAATTTGATTCCGAAGCTTCCattcatgtcctctcgttctactgGTATTTATTTTGAACATCtctttttccactttgtcaatatcCCGACGTTTGTAAGAATTCTACCATATCTcttctctctcattttctctagCGACCTCGggtctagttctttcagtctttcttcacATCCCATCCCTCGAAATTCCGTGACGAGCCTCGtttcaaatctttgaaccttttctagttttctTGTGGGCTTTTTAAGATAAGGGTTTGACGATGGGAAGATATTctataagactggtctcacgcagGCAGTGTACAGCTCTCTAAGTGCCTTCTTATTTACGATCCTGAGCGATGTTGTGACTTTCGCCATTGTGGAGTATGCTTCTGATGTTATAcgatttatatgtgcctctggaGTTAGGCATGGAGCTATATCCTCTCTCAGATATTTTTCTCTGGTcattatagggaggtagtttcccctCATCGTGTACTGGTCTTTCGGTCATCTGACACATATTCCCaattccatcaccttacacttcttggtgttgaactccagtaaccatttctcAGACTAACTCTGCAACTTGTTTATgtcatcctggagaatcttacaatcttCAATTGTCATAACTCTTCTTATTAGATGTGTATCGTCTGTAAAGATTGACATACAAGACTTAACTCATACAGATACATCATTAACAAATCAATGAGTAACCGTAAGACCAATGCCACTGGCACCACATAAAAGCAGCATTTACTTAAAATTTGGGTTTGTTATGTTAATCTCGAATCAACTTCCCAACAGAATCAAACCGAAAGAAAGATGGCTCCAAGATTAAACAATTCCATATAATTCCTCCTAGAGGATGGGTGAGCTAGTAGTCTGTCTTGACTTgacttgtcacaatcgacttgagaatggtccaggacggaccgaaacgtcgtcgtcccttcaccttctagtgtgtgatctggtcaacgagCCATAGTCTGTCTTGACTTaacttgtcacaatcgacttgagaatgatccaggacggaccgaaacgtcgtcgtcccttcacctttctaGAATGTGGTCTGATCAACGAGCCATAGTCTCCTAACCTCTAGTTGAGAATTCACAAGGCACGCAAAACTGTCCCTCAGAGTCGTCGGTGACACAAATCAGTATTTTTCCCGTCTGTCACTTCCTCGTAGAGGTGATCAAATTAGAAATTCCCGGCAGGCCTGAGCCGCCAATCTGACTTCTGGCACGAGAGTCGCCATTCTCGCAACCGCAGTTTTTATATAACTTTTATTTTCTTTCTAGAACTCCGTCTGAGATTTTTATATTCCCAGCAGAAAGTGCTTCCCACTCGAGGCCCTCAGGTGAAGCTGAATGAGAAATTTTAGTATTTTTTTCTCATGTTCTCTACATGATATGCAACGATACCATACTTGTTCTCCTGCTAATTTAGAGGATAGTTAACCAGCTATTTTAATTTAGAAGTTACGTTAGCAGCTTCTTTAGAAGAAACGTTAGCAGTTATCTTAGAAGAAACGTTAGCCTTCTGAAGAAAAAACGTTATCAGCTACTTTAGAAGAAACCCTACCAGCTACTTTAGAAGAAACGTTAGCAGCTACTTTAGAAGAAACCCTACCAGCTACTTTAGAAGAAACGTTAGCAGCTACTTTAGAAGAAACGTTAGCAGCTACTCTAGAAGAAACGTTAGCAGCTACTTTAGAAGAAACGTTAGCAGCTACTTTAGAAGAAACGTTAGCAGCTACTTTAGAAGAAACGTTAGCAGCTACTTTAGAAGAAACGTTACCAGCTACTTTAGAAGAAACCCTACCAGCTACTTTAGAAGAAACGTTAGCAGCTTCTTTAGAAGAAACGTTACCAGCTACTTTAGAAGAAACGTTAGCAGCTACTTTAGAAGAAACGTTAGCAGCTACTTTAGAAGAAACGTTACCAGCTACTTTAGAAGAAACGTTACCAGCTACTTTAGAAGAAACGTTACCAGCTACTTTAGAAGAAACGTTAGCAGCTTCTTTAGAAGAAACGTTACCAGCTACTTTAGAAGAAACCCTACCAGCTACTTTAGATAAAACTTGAGAGTAAATGATCCAGCACCCTGTATGGTGGCCAATCACGTACTTGTGACACTCGAGGCCAAATGAATCTTCCGTTTGGTCAAGGATTTTCCTGGAGCGTATCGAATCTCACTGAAGGTTGTGTGTGAAAGGTGTGTGTCGTGCTCTGTGGTGTGGGTCGGGGATCACGGGGCCCGAcgccacacactgtgtacagtcggCACAGTCTTCCTGTTGCCTCTGAGGGCCTTCTGATTGGCAGAGAATTTCAGAAGACGGACTAGGGAAAAAATGATTGGCTGTGGGTGATGGACCATGGGGGTGGTTGAGTTTTCGAGATGATTGATTAGAGAGGGGGGTGATGGGCTAGGGGGCCTgatagttgagtggacagcgctctggacttgtaatcctagggtccggtttcgatccccggtgatggtagaaacaaaatgggcagtttcaaTCTTCCTGAtgtccttgttacctagcagtaaataggtacctgggatttagacagctgttacgggctgcttcctgtgtgtgtgtgtgtgtgtgtgtgtgtgtgtgtgtgtgtgtgtgtgtgtgtgtgtgtgtgtgtgtgtgtgtgtgtgtgtgtgtgtgtgtgtgtactcacctagttgtactcacctagttgtgtttgcgggggttgagatctggctctttggtcccgcctctcaaccgtcaatcaacaggtgtacagattcctgagcctattgggctctatcatatctatctatcatatgtgtgtgtgtgtgtgtgtgtgtgtgtgtgtgtgtgtgtgtgtgtgtgtgtgtgtgtgtgtgtgtgtgtgtgtgtgtgtgtgtgtgtgtgtgtgtgtgtggaaaaaaattagttagttagtagttagtaacagttgattgaatgACAGATGAGAGACGGGGCGAAAgagaagctcaaccccctgcaagcacacctagataaatacaactaggtgaatacacacacacatagtgtgtgtgtgtgtgtgtgtgtgtgtgtgtgtgagagagagagagagagagagagagagagagagagagagagagagagagagagagagagagagagagagagagagagagataaaatacTGGAAATTTGTGGGTTAGCCTTTGTAATccatgtttattacttttattgttaaaaatgaacacTCCAATCAAGACAATTTATTTTGTTTGGAACATGTAGGTGGGCAAGGGGAGAGGGCTGTTGTGTACTGCATATGTAGGTGGAGGGAGAAACTGATTGCGTATGTACGtggtagcgggggggggggggagtgtgtttttgtgtaCGTGTGTTGTGAGAGAGGGGGTGTAGGCTGCGTGTGTAGGTGGGCTGCGTAATACCAGAGTTGGTTAGGAGTACACTGTAGATGGGGGTGGTATTGCTTATAAATTTGCATATATAGTAATTGGTTCTTTCGCCGGATTAATTTTAACCTTCGTGTTGctgatgaaaaaaaaaatgcacaAATAGTTTTGCGGGTTCCAGATATTTGTGTGGGAGTCACAGGGTGTTCTGTGTGAGCAACTACACATAGCAACCACACACAGCAACCATACACACCAACCACAAACTGCAATTACACACGCAGGAACTATACACGGCAACCATAtacacaccaaccacacacacaccaaccacacacaccaaccatacacgcaccaaccacacacaccaaccacacacacaccaaccacacacaccaaacatacacacaccaaccacacacgCAGCAATTGAGCACTCCAGAAACACAAGATACAACTTTACACACAGTAGCCGCAATTAATCATTTATAAATAAGACTTGGCACGCAACtagcaactgatgacgtccgaacacttctcgAGCATTGCTTCGctgacgtcctctgttcgaattgCACCTCAGTAAATGTTTCACACACGTActacaattcaattcaatttctttctttattatgcgccccatacccatccagtaggcgttggtggaaagggttacagaggcacataatcgcttcaggaactgaaccccccatagttcatttagctaagcaagtgacaatcttttgaagctaatTACACAATtggtaatgttatatatacatgttcatatatatacaatcatttacacaaatacatattcaCGTCGATAATCTTTTTagttcacaagtgattcaacaagaggctcacagcagtcactatacaaggcactttacatgtatggtgagtcacacagttactagtcttactccacacccacccaactgggcggcagctttacagtcatgtgcaggctgcacctacagtaagcaaattttggatacttcgctaagattcccggcagtacatcactatgaagtacttacacatttcttggtgtAAATAATGGCCAACAGATCATAACAGTTACTCAAACATAATTTAGGCCAAGTTATACACCAAATTCTAGCATATAACAATGCTGCATTGGGGCAGGCTGCCtttaggatgttgttgttgttattatagattcgctgcctggaacaaaaagctccaagtagcacgggctatggtgagcccgtagcttttaGGATTTGTGGCAATGTTCTAGCAGAACGTGCTTTGATTGCCTTTGTGAGGTTTCCACAGATTAGGGTGATTCAAGTGTTTTCCCTTACTGTTGGTGATGGCTGTATGTTGCTTCCCTTCTGTGTAGTGTATAACATACTATATATATGGTGATAATGCAGCACCCTGACATATATACATCACTGGCATCAGTATCTAATGTGAAAGGTTAAGACAAATTTAAGTACCTAAGAACAGGTGAAGAGAGCAGTATTGCTTTGAGGTTATTGAACGCCCCGGCCGTTCCTGACCTTCAACCTAAACAAATGGTTCATCTTTTTTGTTAACCAGacaactagaaggtgaagggacgacgacgtttcggtccgtcctggaccattctcaagtcgatggagtTCATCTTTTCTCTGTAGTTTGAAACGTTCACCTGCGGTCACagtgagaatccagcaataaatgaacgatagacTCCTGCAAGACCTGTGAATTATCACACTGCTCCTAAGCTACATAACGCTGCAAAACCACGGCCAGCGATAATTCACCCAAGGTAATTCCTGAAAGAGTTACTGTATGACAACCGATAATTCAGGGACTCCCTGAATTGTAACTCTTACTCTTGTGAGAGATCGAGGGTGAAACGCAAGAGTCAGTGCCTGTCGAGATTTCGAAGACTGGAACAAATATACCACCGCTTTCAACAGTATTTCTTTCCTTTCTCGCCTTCTTTGGTTGTTGTGGGTAATAAGTATAGCAGGTAAGACTGGAGGCGAACACCAATGCTCTTTGCTTATGGGCGGTGTAGTGTAGAAGTACAAGACGGTCCTGCCCGAGGTCGTCACTCAAGTCATGCTGTGTTGGACTCCTGAGACGTAGGCCCAATAGCACCTGGTGAGGTCAGATGCCATGTGGCTCTCTGTGTGCTGGCCTCGTAACCGACCGCATTTAAACGGCTGACATGCAACCATTCCGCTAACATTAACATACCTGCCTCCACAATCATTCCACTATCGATAGCATACCAGTCTTCACAACCATTCCACAATCACtaatatacaggcgatgagtcacaataacgtggctgaagtataataggagctgcctcgtatgggccaataggccttctgcagttctcattattactactatcccctacacctttctTTCCTCcgcgctctctcttgcctatttattgcctgtccctacctgtcctcatcacaatcgacttgagaatggtccaggacggaccgaaacgtcgtcgtcccttcaacttctagtgtgtggtctggtcaacatcactaATATACCTGCATTCACAATCATTCCACTACCATTAACATGCCTCCATATCCACTCCATTACCAATAGCATATCTACCTTCACAACCATTTCATAACCATTAATATCCATGCCCACAAAACGAAAAACACCTTTTCTTGAATATAAGTCATTGTCAATGTAAGGAACAATGTGGCAAATTACTTACCACTAAAATATTGATATAACAGGTTGTTACAACTGTGATTTAGCTCACTGAAGTCTTATAAAAGCTATACACTCTGGCATAAAGGGGAAAAAGATGAAGGGATCGTCTTAAGGACAACACGATTGAGCGGTACACTCTTTACGGCGACCAGTGCATGAAAAGCTCTGTAAGTTGGTGGTTTATCATCTgttaacacgtcacatccaatgaATGAGATGAGAAATTTCCTGTCAATTGTATCACGTATTTCAAACTTAAGATCTTCAGACAACTTTGAGTTTCTGGGTAGTTTTGATCAAGATTTGTAATGACATctaatcatcacacacagagatcacactaacgtgatgcatcaaatgaacaaaattttaaccctgtcgtagctcagtcgattaaggcagtatcTAGGATGCTCcccgacgcaggttcgaatcctcgtcacggcccttgtggatttgtacatctAATCATCATTTGTCTTGGAAGCTTAGAGAGCAACTTGAATCTTTTTTCTGCAACTGTTTCGATGAAACAAAGAGATGATATTATCATAACAAGAACTCGATGATACAAACAACTGAATTGAGTTATGCATGTTGACAACTTATATATTTACCAGGTTCACATGTGAAAATTTTTTGAAGATATGAAGAACATCATGAAATGTGATAATTGAAATAAAAAAAACTGCCGCTAGCAAATTAATGCCCCATATTTGAAATATCTTCCCAAATCTTTTATATTATGGTCTAGGCTGTAATAACCTCAAACCAAAAATCTCGTATACATAAAAACAATTTGATAGTGTGTTGCGTGGATCCTGAACCAGGAGCGAATTTTCGGTAAtacatttaattttatttatatctGAAATAGGTTTAATGTAAGCTCTGCGCATTTTTACATACAAATAGACTCAAAAGTCTAGACGTGATTAAACTTTTGTGAGTTTGGTTAGCATAGGACTATATAATTAATCTGCATAATTAAAAAATGTTTCCACATGCGTACGAGGACCAACTTTGGTGTTATGTAGAATGAACAGTGTCGTTTATTATAATAAAAACACAGATATCTAGCAACGACTTCTTGAAGGGGAAGAAATCTTTGGTTCAACCTAATACCTCAAGAAATACTTGAGGTATTAGGGTGGTTCACGAACGTCAGCAACAAAAATATTGCATTACACGAGCTAATATCTTCAGAAGGTCTTACTGTGCATCTAAATTAAATGTCAAAATAAGTTGAATTTAGAAGAAAGAGGGCATCCTGAAGCATTTGTTATATACCTTGGG is a genomic window of Procambarus clarkii isolate CNS0578487 chromosome 8, FALCON_Pclarkii_2.0, whole genome shotgun sequence containing:
- the LOC138360947 gene encoding fap1 adhesin-like; the protein is MRQKRKAQSTDRLSESVITGKDEDRQTTLEETLAATLEETLPATLEETLAATLEETLAATLEETLAATLEETLAATLEETLAATLEETLAATLEETLPATLEETLPATLEETLAASLEETLPATLEETLAATLEETLAATLEETLPATLEETLPATLEETLPATLEETLAASLEETLPATLEETLPATLDKT